A genomic region of Phragmites australis chromosome 2, lpPhrAust1.1, whole genome shotgun sequence contains the following coding sequences:
- the LOC133910064 gene encoding non-classical arabinogalactan protein 30-like, giving the protein MAWLARCLLVCLYLVILSVGSLPSRGSAMGLPQPPRKLNFTIGVEGVVWCKGCRYGGYVKSKDASPLPNAAAVLRCQRGNWDLSVWNTTDADGYFLIQTERQVVPFMSKDCTVYVPWSPARGCAVPVNPARKKGSPLKFRRFVPLSDELQARYSAGNFTFAPKGPSAKCKL; this is encoded by the exons ATGGCTTGGCTCGCGAGATGCCTTCTAGTCTGCCTCTACCTCGTGATCCTCTCCGTGGGCTCCCTGCCCTCCCGCGGTTCGGCCATGGGCCTGCCCCAGCCGCCGCGGAAACTCAACTTCACCATCGGCGTCGAGGGCGTCGTCTGGTGCAAGGGCTGCCGGTACGGCGGCTACGTCAAGTCAAAGGATGCGTCGCCTCTCCCGA ATGCGGCGGCGGTGCTGCGGTGCCAGCGCGGCAATTGGGACCTGTCGGTGTGGAACACCACTGACGCCGACGGCTACTTCCTGATCCAGACGGAAAGGCAGGTGGTGCCGTTCATGAGCAAGGACTGCACGGTGTACGTGCCGTGGTCGCCGGCGCGCGGGTGCGCCGTGCCCGTAAATCCCGCCCGGAAGAAGGGGTCGCCGCTCAAGTTCCGCAGGTTCGTGCCGCTCTCCGACGAGCTGCAGGCGCGGTACTCGGCCGGCAACTTCACGTTCGCGCCGAAGGGCCCCAGCGCCAAGTGCAAGCTCTAG